The following proteins come from a genomic window of Alosa sapidissima isolate fAloSap1 chromosome 20, fAloSap1.pri, whole genome shotgun sequence:
- the egr1 gene encoding early growth response protein 1, with the protein MAAAKTEMLLPGLQISDPLNFPHSPMDNYPKLEEMMLLNSAGTPFLNASAPEGAAFSTGEPGDQYDHLTGDTLSEICEKSLAEQSYSTQRLPPISYTGRFTLEPAVSGAASLWGEPLFSLVSGLAGINASSSMAAVVSAAASSAISQTTPSSSSSSSIVSSIASSLASSSQSATLSCAVHMSEPNPIYSAAPTYSSTSPDIFPEQSSSFPSAVGGSLQYPPPAYPNGKASGPSFPVPIIPDYLFPQQQSEISLVPPDQKPFQTQVGQQPSLTPLSTIKAFATQTGSQDLKSVYQSQLIKPSRMRKYPNRPSKTPPHERPYACPVETCDRRFSRSDELTRHIRIHTGQKPFQCRICMRNFSRSDHLTTHIRTHTGEKPFACEICGRKFARSDERKRHTKIHLRQKDKKAEKSGVGATGVGMGATMSTTSISIPSPVSSYPSPIASYPSPVSSYPSPVASCYSSPVHNSYPSPSIATTYSSGTSTFQTQVATSYPSSIATHIYSSPVTTPLPDMQSTLSPQTAEIC; encoded by the exons ATGGCTGCAGCCAAGACCGAGATGCTTCTGCCCGGCCTCCAGATCTCTGACCCCCTCAACTTCCCTCACTCCCCCATGGATAACTACCCCAAGCTGGAGGAGATGATGCTGCTCAACTCTGCAGGAACCCCCTTCCTCAACGCCTCTGCACCCGAGGGTGCAGCTTTTAGCACTGGGGAGCCAGGAGATCAGTACGACCATCTGACTGGAG ATACGCTATCAGAGATCTGCGAGAAGTCCCTGGCGGAGCAGAGTTACTCCACCCAGCGGCTGCCACCCATCTCCTACACCGGCCGCTTCACCCTGGAGCCAGCCGTCAGTGGTGCGGCCAGCCTCTGGGGAGAGCCCCTCTTCAGCCTGGTCAGTGGCCTGGCAGGCATTAACGCCTCCTCCAGCATGGCCGCAGTGGTCAGcgccgccgcctcctccgcCATCTCTCAGACCActccgtcctcctcctcctcctcctccatcgtCTCCTCCATCGCCTCCTCCCTGGCCTCCTCCTCCCAGAGCGCCACGCTGAGCTGCGCCGTGCACATGAGCGAGCCCAACCCCATCTACTCGGCCGCCCCCACCTACTCCAGTACCAGCCCCGACATCTTCCCCGAGCAGAGCTCCAGCTTCCCCAGTGCCGTGGGCGGCTCGCTCCAGTACCCCCCGCCCGCCTACCCCAACGGCAAGGCCAGCGGGCCCAGCTTTCCCGTGCCCATCATCCCCGACTACCTCTTCCCCCAGCAGCAGAGCGAGATCAGCCTGGTGCCGCCCGACCAGAAGCCGTTCCAGACGCAGGTGGGCCAGCAGCCATCTCTGACGCCGCTGTCCACCATCAAGGCGTTCGCCACGCAGACCGGCTCGCAGGACCTGAAGAGCGTCTACCAGTCGCAGCTGATCAAGCCCAGCCGCATGCGCAAGTACCCCAACCGGCCGAGCAAGACGCCGCCGCACGAGCGGCCGTACGCCTGCCCCGTGGAGACGTGCGACCGGCGCTTCTCGCGCTCGGACGAGCTGACGCGCCACATCCGCATCCACACCGGCCAGAAGCCCTTCCAGTGCCGCATCTGCATGCGCAACTTCAGCCGCAGCGACCACCTCACCACGCACATCCGCACGCACACCGGCGAGAAGCCCTTCGCCTGCGAGATCTGCGGACGCAAGTTCGCCCGCAGCGACGAGCGCAAGCGCCACACCAAGATCCACTTGCGGCAGAAGGACAAGAAGGCCGAGAAGAGCGGCGTGGGGGCAACCGGGGTCGGCATGGGGGCAACCATGTCCACCACCAGCATCTCCATCCCCTCCCCCGTGTCCAGCTACCCGTCCCCCATCGCCTCCTACCCCTCCCCGGTCTCGTCCTACCCCTCCCCAGTAGCCTCCTGTTACTCCTCGCCTGTGCACAACTCCTACCCCTCACCGTCCATCGCCACCACGTACTCCTCAGGCACCAGCACCTTCCAGACGCAAGTGGCCACCTCCTACCCCTCCTCAATAGCCACCCACATCTACAGCTCGCCCGTCACCACTCCCCTGCCAGACATGCAGTCCACGCTCTCGCCACAGACAGCTGAGATTTGCTAA